In Drosophila subpulchrella strain 33 F10 #4 breed RU33 chromosome 3R, RU_Dsub_v1.1 Primary Assembly, whole genome shotgun sequence, the following are encoded in one genomic region:
- the LOC119563430 gene encoding translation initiation factor eIF-2B subunit alpha → MPQISENGQDFDVVKYFLQLLEEDKDLSSGIAAIRTLLMILEKKQFGTIHILHTTMREAVAAMRNTDLSIAAIVSAGELFCRFITLSLDDKHMEECRQIMLNRGKIFLTKLLNSRQVIAQQAQRFITDGCRILTHSRSRVVLKALITASQNKKSFHVYVTQGGTGNSGEEMVKDLHAAGIDCTLILDSATGYVMESVDFVMVGAEAVVESGGIINRIGTYTMGLCAREMKKPFYVLAESFKFSRLYPLNQRDLPNEYKYSRKHLNDVSKVHPLVDYTPPVYITLLFTDLGRLTPSAVSDELIKLYM, encoded by the exons ATGCCGCAAATTTCGGAAAATGGCCAGGATTTTG ATGTGGTCAAGTACTTCCTGCAGCTCCTCGAGGAGGATAAGGACCTTTCCTCCGGCATTGCCGCCATCAGGACTCTGCTTATGATCCTGGAAAAGAAACAGT TTGGCACCATTCACATCCTCCACACAACCATGAGGGAAGCGGTGGCCGCCATGCGGAACACGGATTTGTCCATTGCTGCCATTGTTTCCGCCGGGGAGCTCTTCTGCCGGTTCATCACCCTCAGTCTGGACGACAAGCACATGGAGGAGTGCCGCCAGATTATGTTGAACCGCGGCAAGATCTTCCTCACCAAGTTGCTCAACTCCCGGCAG GTGATTGCCCAGCAGGCCCAGAGGTTCATCACCGACGGCTGCCGCATATTGACCCACTCCCGGTCCCGAGTGGTTCTCAAAGCCTTGATTACGGCCTCGCAGAACAAGAAGTCCTTCCATGTGTACGTAACGCAGGGCGGCACAGGAAACTCCGG CGAAGAGATGGTTAAGGACCTGCACGCCGCTGGCATTGACTGCACTCTGATCCTCGACTCCGCCACTGGCTATGTGATGGAATCGGTGGACTTTGTGATGGTGGGCGCCGAAGCGGTGGTGGAGAGCGGCGGGATTATCAACCGCATAGGCACCTACACCATGGGCTTGTGCGCCCGCGAGATGAAGAAACCCTTCTACGTCCTGGCCGAGAGCTTCAAATTCAGTCGTCTGTATCCACTCAATCAGCGCGATCTTCCGAACGAGTACAAG TACTCCCGCAAGCATCTGAACGATGTGAGCAAGGTGCATCCACTGGTCGACTATACGCCACCTGTCTACATCACCCTGCTCTTCACCGACCTGGGAAGACTGACGCCCTCGGCCGTGAGCGACGAGTTGATCAAGCTCTACATGTAA
- the LOC119563432 gene encoding protein PFC0760c, translating to MDSLFGKVFMFLTDLAWKSRLTIPIMVTTAFLVMDIRLQIEINIQSGQFNASDLEDADDGFDDHFGAHDHGSDEESGSDSYTDEEYNSEYTNDDGNNSETSHYSLDMYDPWGSEDEIDANYSREMQF from the exons ATGGACTCCCTTTTTGGCAAGGTCTTCATGTTCCTCACGGATCTCGCCTGGAAATCTCGTCTCACCATTCCCATCATGGTCACCACTGCATTTCTCGTCATGGACATCCGCCTGCAGATCGAGATCAACATACAGTCCGGGCAATTT AACGCCAGCGATCTGGAGGATGCTGATGATGGCTTCGACGACCACTTTGGTGCCCACGATCACGGATCGGACGAAGAGAGTGGCAGTGACAGCTATACGGATGAGGAGTACAACAGCGAGTACACCAACGACGATGGCAACAACAGCGAAACGTCCCACTACAGCCTGGACATGTACGATCCTTGGGGGTCAGAGGACGAAATCGACGCCAACTACTCGCGGGAAATGCAGTTCTAA